The Marinilongibacter aquaticus genome has a window encoding:
- a CDS encoding RagB/SusD family nutrient uptake outer membrane protein: MKFKIFISIIILGLLSACKNSLDLYPLAQPSAEKWYSNETEIQLALNDLYRIDWWQWDEDLLSNQYLSDDGFYRQTLSSIKSGTVTSQWSFSIAAWRNGYKAIARANRAIEAMNRPETQEKVSASKLNQYLAESRFHRAAQYAKLVNKFGDVVYSNDVINLEDAYVIGREAKETVIPKIYEDFDFAIDNLPANYPASAVKRATKGAALALKARFALSEHDYETAEAAARACIDLGEYDLFDDFGGLFLQSTKNANEVIFSIPRSVELNITVGNTSDKITRNSGGYAATNPTWDLFCSFLCTDGKPIDQSPLYNPHDPFKNRDPRCTQTIVEFGTAHLGFIYDPHPEALTVRRLSTDTDVKNNDNRVNAQFASFNGLVWKKGIDNSWLENGRNIAPDQIVIRYADVLLMYAEAKIEQNDIDESVLSAINQVRARAYKADVENTAKYPAVTETDQSALRKVLRMERRMEFAAEGLRYMDIVRWKIAGKVLNRPIYGLLDPSDLQSKVVDAGLWFFPGTPSLDMDGIPDFSQMAATGLIKNLVNTSWNDRQYLWPIPAAEIQINANMRQNEGY, encoded by the coding sequence ATGAAATTCAAAATATTTATCTCAATAATAATACTGGGCCTGCTCAGTGCGTGCAAAAACTCACTTGACCTTTATCCGTTGGCTCAACCTTCGGCAGAGAAATGGTATTCCAATGAAACTGAAATTCAATTGGCCTTAAACGATCTCTACAGAATAGATTGGTGGCAATGGGATGAAGACTTGCTGAGCAATCAATATCTTTCCGACGATGGCTTTTATCGGCAAACGCTGTCATCAATTAAATCTGGGACGGTAACCAGTCAATGGAGCTTTTCCATAGCGGCATGGCGAAATGGTTACAAAGCCATTGCTCGAGCCAATAGAGCCATTGAAGCCATGAACAGACCAGAAACACAGGAGAAGGTAAGTGCATCAAAATTGAACCAATACCTTGCAGAGTCAAGGTTTCATAGGGCAGCTCAATATGCCAAACTTGTCAATAAATTTGGAGATGTTGTTTATAGCAACGACGTGATCAATCTCGAAGACGCCTACGTAATTGGTAGAGAAGCGAAAGAAACGGTCATCCCCAAAATCTATGAGGATTTTGACTTCGCTATCGATAATTTGCCTGCCAATTATCCAGCTTCGGCTGTTAAAAGGGCCACCAAAGGGGCAGCATTGGCTCTTAAGGCTCGCTTTGCTTTATCTGAGCATGATTATGAAACAGCCGAAGCTGCAGCTAGAGCTTGCATTGATCTTGGGGAATACGATCTCTTCGATGATTTTGGTGGCTTATTTCTGCAAAGTACCAAAAACGCCAATGAAGTAATTTTCTCCATCCCTAGATCTGTGGAGTTGAACATTACGGTTGGCAATACATCGGATAAAATAACACGTAATTCGGGTGGATATGCGGCGACTAATCCTACTTGGGATTTATTTTGCTCTTTTCTTTGTACCGATGGCAAGCCAATAGATCAGTCGCCGCTATACAATCCACACGATCCTTTCAAAAATAGAGATCCGAGATGTACACAAACTATCGTAGAATTCGGCACAGCCCATTTGGGCTTTATTTATGACCCACATCCTGAAGCTCTCACTGTAAGAAGATTGAGTACGGATACCGACGTGAAGAACAATGATAATCGGGTCAATGCTCAGTTCGCTTCTTTCAACGGTCTTGTTTGGAAAAAAGGCATAGATAATTCTTGGCTTGAAAATGGGAGAAATATTGCACCGGATCAAATTGTCATACGCTATGCCGATGTCTTGTTAATGTATGCAGAGGCTAAAATTGAACAAAACGACATCGATGAGTCGGTACTTTCAGCCATAAATCAGGTGAGAGCCCGAGCCTATAAAGCAGATGTTGAGAATACGGCTAAATATCCTGCAGTTACCGAAACCGATCAGTCTGCTCTGAGAAAGGTTTTGAGAATGGAGCGTAGAATGGAGTTTGCAGCAGAGGGGCTTCGCTACATGGATATCGTGCGGTGGAAAATTGCAGGAAAAGTATTGAATCGACCTATTTATGGATTGCTGGATCCATCAGATCTTCAGAGCAAAGTGGTGGATGCAGGTCTCTGGTTTTTTCCCGGCACACCAAGCCTTGATATGGATGGGATACCGGATTTCAGTCAAATGGCAGCCACTGGGCTAATCAAGAATTTGGTAAATACCAGTTGGAATGACCGGCAATACCTATGGCCGATTCCCGCCGCCGAGATACAAATTAATGCCAATATGAGGCAAAATGAGGGTTATTAA